In Juglans regia cultivar Chandler chromosome 13, Walnut 2.0, whole genome shotgun sequence, the following proteins share a genomic window:
- the LOC109012400 gene encoding putative gamma-glutamylcyclotransferase At3g02910 → MVAEERMQDERRSLIFTYGTLKRGFSNHTLMQELMRTGDAAFIGTVRTTENYPLVCGPYRVPFLLDIPGCGQRVHGELYAVSIKGLARMDELEGTSRGHYERLPILLELEPRDNADGGISGAFSMPCGAEGLTSAEAYYAHRSYAMELWMKNGRKGLNAYTERETKGYVKRKDRPQHLTFLDHIQHFLSSPPSD, encoded by the coding sequence ATGGTTGCAGAAGAGAGGATGCAGGACGAGCGCCGAAGCCTCATATTCACCTACGGGACGCTGAAGCGTGGGTTCTCCAACCACACTCTAATGCAGGAGCTGATGCGAACCGGAGACGCCGCCTTTATCGGTACCGTCCGCACCACGGAAAACTACCCGCTGGTATGCGGGCCCTACCGGGTCCCCTTCCTCCTTGACATCCCCGGCTGCGGCCAGCGAGTCCACGGCGAGCTCTACGCGGTGTCGATTAAGGGACTGGCGAGGATGGACGAGTTGGAGGGCACCAGTCGCGGCCACTACGAGAGGCTCCCCATTCTGTTAGAGTTAGAGCCCCGTGATAACGCCGATGGCGGGATCAGTGGTGCTTTTAGCATGCCGTGCGGCGCCGAGGGGCTGACAAGCGCGGAGGCGTACTACGCGCACAGGAGCTACGCGATGGAGCTGTGGATGAAGAATGGGAGGAAGGGATTGAACGCTTATACGGAGAGGGAGACCAAGGGTTATGTGAAGCGGAAGGATAGGCCTCAGCACCTCACCTTCCTCGATCACATTCAACACTTTCTCTCTTCCCCTCCCTCCGATTGA